A DNA window from Chelativorans sp. AA-79 contains the following coding sequences:
- the narJ gene encoding nitrate reductase molybdenum cofactor assembly chaperone yields the protein MKTFKALSALLSYPTQDLLAALPDIRAELHEEGLLVQERLVGLDRLFGWMGETGIYELEEAYVLLFDRSRALSLNLFEHVHGESRDRGQAMVDLKALYTQYGLDMAPGELPDFLPLFLEFLSVLPPEEAREHLSDAAHIVAALVERLEKRESPYAALLAAIADLAGNGPDVSLVADEGTAPDDLAALDAAWEEAAVTFGPGEALDGCSSDRLATRMRAHRRNAAAHDARGDTANV from the coding sequence ATGAAAACCTTCAAGGCGCTTTCGGCGCTGCTTTCCTATCCCACACAGGACCTCCTCGCCGCGCTGCCCGATATCCGCGCCGAACTTCATGAAGAAGGGCTGCTTGTGCAAGAGCGGCTTGTCGGGCTCGACCGCCTTTTTGGCTGGATGGGCGAGACCGGCATCTACGAGTTGGAGGAAGCTTACGTCCTCCTGTTCGACCGTTCGCGTGCACTCTCGCTCAACCTGTTCGAGCACGTCCATGGAGAATCCCGCGACCGCGGCCAGGCGATGGTCGATCTGAAGGCGCTCTATACGCAGTACGGCCTCGACATGGCACCGGGAGAGTTGCCGGACTTCCTGCCGCTTTTCCTGGAATTCCTTTCCGTCCTGCCGCCGGAAGAGGCCCGCGAGCACCTTTCCGACGCGGCGCATATCGTGGCCGCACTCGTCGAGCGTCTGGAGAAGCGGGAATCGCCCTATGCCGCCCTGCTCGCGGCGATTGCCGATCTGGCGGGGAATGGGCCTGATGTTTCGCTGGTGGCGGACGAGGGTACGGCTCCCGACGATCTCGCCGCGCTCGACGCGGCGTGGGAGGAGGCCGCGGTAACCTTCGGTCCCGGCGAGGCGCTCGACGGCTGTTCGAGCGATCGGCTGGCGACCCGCATGCGTGCCCACCGGCGCAACGCGGCTGCGCACGACGCAAGGGGAGACACGGCCAATGTTTGA
- the narI gene encoding respiratory nitrate reductase subunit gamma — MFEHINYAVFGLYPYLCLTVFLAGSLIRFDREQYSWKSYSSQLLRRRQLIWGSNLFHVGILVILLGHMGGLLTPIWIWDALGVSHGAKQLLAMTVGGIAGIACFVGLTMLLHRRLFDARIRKTSNPSDIAVLVILYVQLILGLGTIPVSAGHLDGEEMVKFMNWAQGIVTLQPGVADYVADVHPVFRAHLFLGMTIFLIFPFTRLVHIWSAPVWYLGRRGYQIVRTKRPQGHSMVKPAE, encoded by the coding sequence ATGTTTGAACACATCAACTATGCCGTCTTCGGCCTCTACCCCTATCTGTGCCTGACCGTCTTTCTGGCCGGCAGCCTCATCCGCTTCGACCGCGAGCAATATTCCTGGAAGAGTTATTCCAGCCAGCTCCTGCGCCGAAGGCAGCTCATCTGGGGCTCCAATCTGTTCCACGTGGGCATTCTCGTTATCCTGCTCGGCCACATGGGCGGCCTGCTCACGCCGATCTGGATCTGGGACGCGCTGGGTGTGTCCCACGGCGCCAAGCAGTTGCTCGCCATGACGGTCGGCGGTATCGCCGGCATCGCCTGCTTCGTCGGGCTCACCATGCTCCTGCATCGTCGGCTGTTCGACGCGCGCATCCGCAAGACGTCAAACCCCAGCGACATCGCCGTGCTGGTCATCCTCTATGTCCAGCTTATTCTGGGTCTGGGGACCATTCCCGTCTCGGCCGGGCATCTCGACGGCGAGGAGATGGTGAAATTCATGAACTGGGCGCAGGGAATCGTCACCTTGCAGCCGGGCGTGGCCGACTATGTCGCCGACGTGCATCCCGTCTTCCGGGCGCATCTCTTTCTCGGCATGACGATCTTTCTCATCTTCCCCTTCACGCGCCTGGTGCACATCTGGAGCGCCCCTGTCTGGTATCTCGGCCGACGCGGCTATCAGATCGTGCGCACGAAGCGGCCTCAGGGCCACAGCATGGTGAAGCCAGCGGAGTAG
- a CDS encoding peptidylprolyl isomerase translates to MATILIDHRPHGAETAENLKQGSPVAVKPAARRPAVTVDGTTIPHAAIAREAQNHPAENPATAWAEAARALVVRELLLQEGRRLSLAAEPVEDGEGRRETEEQALIRALLDRELSVPEADEASCRRYFEKNRNRFRSADLFEAAHILFSADRQDEAAFAEALRSATAALDLLAAHPERFPDLARELSACSSSGNGGHLGQFTRDQVTPEFAAALDRLEPGRIAAAPVETRYGAHIIRLDRRIEGRLLPFEAVHEQIAAWLADSVWRRAAAQYISLLAGKATITGVDFGGADTPLVQ, encoded by the coding sequence ATGGCGACCATCCTCATCGATCATCGCCCCCATGGCGCAGAGACGGCCGAGAACCTGAAACAAGGAAGCCCGGTCGCAGTGAAACCGGCGGCCCGCAGGCCGGCCGTGACGGTCGACGGCACGACGATCCCGCATGCCGCGATCGCCCGCGAAGCGCAGAACCATCCCGCCGAAAACCCCGCTACGGCGTGGGCCGAAGCGGCCCGCGCATTGGTCGTCCGCGAACTGCTCCTGCAGGAGGGGCGCCGGCTCAGCCTCGCGGCAGAACCAGTCGAAGACGGTGAGGGCCGCCGCGAGACCGAGGAGCAGGCACTTATCCGCGCACTGCTCGACCGAGAGCTTTCGGTGCCGGAAGCGGATGAAGCATCGTGCCGGCGCTACTTCGAGAAAAACCGCAACCGCTTCAGGAGCGCGGACCTCTTCGAGGCGGCGCATATCCTCTTCTCTGCCGACCGGCAGGACGAGGCGGCATTCGCCGAGGCGCTCCGATCCGCCACGGCAGCTTTGGATCTGTTGGCCGCGCATCCCGAGCGCTTTCCAGACCTTGCCCGAGAGCTGTCCGCCTGTTCATCGTCAGGGAACGGCGGCCATCTCGGTCAGTTCACACGGGATCAGGTCACGCCGGAATTTGCCGCTGCCCTTGACCGGCTGGAACCCGGCAGGATAGCAGCCGCACCGGTCGAGACGCGCTATGGTGCTCACATCATCCGTCTCGACCGCCGCATCGAGGGCCGCCTTCTTCCCTTCGAGGCCGTGCACGAGCAGATCGCCGCCTGGCTCGCCGATTCCGTTTGGCGCCGTGCTGCCGCGCAGTACATTTCCCTGCTTGCCGGCAAGGCCACGATCACTGGTGTGGACTTCGGCGGCGCCGATACGCCGCTCGTGCAGTGA